The Nitrospirota bacterium DNA segment CTTTTCCTGTCTCAACAAGTTCTGTCCCAGTCGGAATAATAACAACCTTTGGTTTTGTTCTTACCTTTATTTCTACATGCCCGCCGGCAAGCATTGCACCTATATCAATAGGTCTTATCTTTTGATTCTCAGGAAGTATCAATTCTGTCTCTATTATATCTTCACCGATAACCCTTATATGCTGCCATGGAGTTGCTGGTGAAATTATCTCTATGAATTCAGGCGGATTTTTTTCATTTAACTTTTGATTGTTGTATCCTGAATCCTGATTTCTGATAATATTTACATCTTCAATCATGATAACTGCATTAAAACCATCAGGAAGCGGGTCACCTGTATCAACATAAACAGCTTCTTCGCCAATCTTAAGACGTTTTGGTTTACGCTCAGTAGCACCAAAGGTATCAGTAAATCGAACAGCATAGCCGTCCATTGCAGAAGAATGGTAGAAAGGTGCAGATATTTTTGCATTTATGGCTTCAGATGTAACTCTTCCGAGTGATTCAATAACCTTTATAACTTCTTCTTTACGAGTCTTTAAAATACTTGCTTCTTCAATTTTCGAAAGCCATAATGAAAGTGCTTCATGTAAAGGTGTGCTTTCAAGATATATCTTTTTTGACATTATTGTTTCTCAAGTAATTTTTTAATCATTGACTTTAATTCATTCAAATCCGATGATTTTACTATATATGCTTCAGAAGCCCATACAGCAAAATCGTCTCTGTAATCATATGCGGTTGACATTATAATAGGGACTTTAGGTTTCTTTTCTTTCATCTGCCGCAAAAGACGTATACCGTCTATATCTGGCAACAAGATATCGAGTGTAACAATATCGGGGGACTCTGTATCAAACTTTTCCAGAGCCTCCTGTCCATTTGATGCAACAACAACATCATAGCCCTCGTCCTCAAATTCCTCTTTATAAAGTCTCTGGATATGCAGGTCGTCGTCAACTACAAGTATTTTCATCTTTTCCTCCTTTTTCTAAAACTTTTTTTCGCAATATTCAGCTAAAGGGATGAAAACTCTGAAGGTGCTGCCTTTTCCAAGGTTACTTTCTACATTTATAGTGCCACCATGCTCTTCGACTATTCTGTTTGTAATCGCAAGACCAAGTCCTGTACCGCTCTCTTTTGTTGTAAAAAATGGATCAAAAATGAAAGGCATATTTTCTTCGCTTATTCCTGTGCCAGTATCGTTTATTTCGAAAACACATAATCCATTTTTTGTATATGTCTTTACAAAAATTGAGCTATCTGCACTTACAGCTTGAACTGCATTCTTTAAAATATTCAGCAACGCTTCCTTAAACCTGTTTGGATCAACAAAAACTTCAGCCGACTGTTCATAATTACGCACAATGTTAATATGCTTTTCATCTATCTCAGACTGTATAACAGACAGAGCATCATCCATAAGTTTCTGTGAATTGATTGTTTCCTTTGAAATTCTTACCTCTTTTACAAAACTGAGAATCTCGTTAAGTATGCCCTCAAGTCGTAAAACTTCTTTTGCTATAATGTCAGCATAATCCTTTAGATTTCCATCAAGATTTTTTGTAAGTCTTCGTGCGAAACCACCTAATGAGATTAGAGGATTTCTGATTTCATGGGCTACCCTTGCTGCTACTTCTCCGAGGGCAGCCATCCTCTGAGTTTTAACAAGCTTTTCTCGTAGAATTTTCATTTCTGTTACATCTCTAACAACATTTACCGTCCCTATAAATTGCCCTGACATATCAAATATAGGTGAACTTGATGTAATAAATGTTCCTCCAAGATATTCATCTTCAATTTCGTTTACCGAAGCCTTTCCTGTTTCAACTGTCTTTTGATGTGGACAATTTATCCAGGGCTCATTCGAACCATGAAATATCTCATAACATTTCCTACCGATTATTTCCTCTGATGATTTTCCTAATTTCTTGCTCACTGCTTTATTTATACTCTTTATTACATAATCAGAATTTACGAAATAGACCATATCTGAAATGGATTCAAAAATATTCTCAAGCTCCTGTTCTGTTAACCGCACCTGTTCAAAAAGCCGTGCGTTCTCAATAGCTGCTGCAACGTGGTTCGAAAAAGCATTTAAAAATCTCATGTCTTCTTCAAGAATAGGCTTATTATTGAAATAATTATCTACCCATAGCACTCCGATTACTTTATCTCGTGATATAAGAGGAACAGTAGCGTATGCCTGTGTTCCTAACTTCTGAATAAGGACAGCATCGGATAAAGGTTCCTCATTAACATTTTTAACATTAAAACTGCTCTTTTCTTTTACTGCCATGGTTAAAATTGTTTGTTCTGATAATGGTATTTCTATACTGCTGCTGAGTTTGTCAAAGTTAGAATCTTTTCTTGAAGGTCCAACTTCAATCTCATGCATGATATCAGATAAAGTCTTCTTTTCTATAGAAAGACTTTCCCATATCTGTCCTGCTTCGGCAGGATTTGTAGGTCCTACACCCATTGCTCCTTTCAGCAAATTCCTTTTATCATCAACAAGAAAGAGTATTGCACGATTAAAGCCGAGTCCGTCTCCCATTGTCACGGCAGTAAGAACCATCCTGAGCAATTTTTCCAGTTCAAGCGTTCCTCTCATTGCAGAACTGATAAAGAAGAGCCTTGATAGCTCCTGATTTCTACGTATTAATTCATTTTCAACTTCTTTCAGTTCTGATATATCTCTGGAAATTCCACTGATACCAATAACTTCTCCTGCTGCATTTTTAATGGGAGAAAGAGTCAAACTTACGGTTATAATCGTTCCGTCTTTACGCTTTCTGAATGTCTCAATTCTCTTGATTACTTCACCATTCCTAATCCTTTTGTTGTTCTCCCATTCAGGATCAATAAGGAAATCAGGAACAAAAGGTAAAAATTTACCCACCGCTTCTTCTTTTGTAAAACCATAAATCTTATCCGCACCCTTATTCCACGAAGTTATAATTCCATTCAAATCGGAAGTTACAATCGCATCTGCTGAATTTTCGATAATGCCCTCTATGTATTCTTTTGTTTGTGTGACTTCATTGTAAAGTCTAAGAATTTCGTCATGACAGAGCATTTTATCAGTAATATCCTGAATAAAAACAACACTCTCAAAAACTTTGCCATTTTCATCTGTTATTGGATATGCTGAAAGCTCGGCATAATAAGTATTTTCTCCTCGGTTGAGCTTCTGAGTAACAATATTAACTCTTTCTGTTTCGAATGTTACTGTAGCAACACAATGCGGGCATAGGCAGCAATTCTCATGAAATACATCAATACAGCTTTTCCCAATGATTTCAGAAGAAGGTTTTCCTATCCACTTCTCAACAGATTTATTCGCTGCAATGATTAAGTAATTTCTATCAAGAATCACAATCCCGTCACGGATGTGTTCAAAAATGACTTCTGCCAATTTCTGCCTATATGTAATATCCATCAGTTATATAAACTTCTATCACCTCTTTTTTTTAAGGCATTTTTATATATTGTAAGATACTCTTCTGCTGATTTTCTCCATGAAAAATCCATCTTCATCCCTTCTCTGATTATCCTGTTCATTTTATCCTTATCAGTGTAAATACAGAAAGCCCTTTTCAGTGAATCAAGAAACGCAGAAGATGTATAATCAGTAAAGAGGAAACCAGTGCCTGTTACATTCAAGGGATCATAATCTTTTATTGTATCAGCAAGTCCACCAGTCTTGCGTGCAACTGGTATGCTACCGTAACGAAATGCAATTAACTGACCGAGTCCACATGGTTCATATTTTGATGGCATTAGGAAGAAATCTGCACCTGCGTATATCATATGTGCGAGTGATTCTTCAAATCCTATCGTAATAGAAACCTTTTCTTTATATCGGTTTGCCATTTCGAGTAATTTACTATGAAAACGCTCATCACCTTTACCGAGAATAACAAGCTTTATAGGAAAAGACAAGAGTTCATCAGCAGAATCGAGGATAATATCCAGCCCTTTTTGTTCTGACAGCCTGCCAACCATCCCTAAGAGTGGTGCTTGAATATCTTTTTGTTCTGAAGATTTAAAAAGCAACTTAATAAGTTCTTTTTTACAGATTGCCTTGCCAGAAAAATCATTGTAATTGTAATTTACAGGTATAAATTTATCGTTTGACGGATTCCACTCATCATAATCTATACCATTAATTATACCGAAAAGATCATCTGTCCTGGTCCTCAACACACCTTCTAATCTGAAGCCGTGTTCTTTTGTAAGTATTTCCCTCGAATATGTTTTACTTACAGTATTTAAAATATCTGCAGAGATTATACCTGCTTTTAGAAAGTTTACATTCCCATAGAATTCAATGCCGTCTGGTGTAAATAAATTCCATCCAAGGCTTATAAGAGGCATCTCTGATGCAGGGAAATTTCCCTGATATCCCATATTATGAATTGTCAGCAGGGTAGCAGTATTTTTAAAAAATTTATCGTCTTTATAGAGTTGTTTTAGATAAAGCGGCACAAGTGCAGTCTGCCAGTCATTACAGTGAATAATGTCAGGCTTTAATTGAAGAGCTTTGCATGCCTCTATGATCCCCTTTGAAAAAAAAATAAATCTTCGTGCATTATCAGCATAATCTCCATCTGGCGTTCCATACAATTCATCTCTGTCAAAAAATTCATCACAACTTATAAAATATGTTTTTGCATCATTAAATATTGTCGCATTAATTGTCCTTTCTCCCAGAGGAACCCGTATATTTATTCCTTTATTATTTATTTGAGGATTTGCATTCTTTATCTTTTTGTATAGAGGCAGGATAAGATATGCCTCATGCCCCATTTTATTGAATTCCTTACACAATGTGCCAGTAACATCAGCAAGACCTCCTGTTTTAGCATAAGGGATTGCTTCTGGTGTTGCTATAAGTATCCTCATATCTTTGCATCCCTCATGAATTTTGCTGACTCTTCAGGAGGAGTTGGATTAATGTAAAATCCTGAACCCCACTCAAAACCTGCAATCTTTGTCAGTTTTGGCACGATTTCTATATGCCAGTGGTAATATTCGTTGTTCTCATCATAAAAAGGTGAGGTGTGCAATATAAAATTATAAGGTGGGATATCGAGTATCTTATCAATTTGTTTTAATACCATCTGAAGCATTTCAGCAAGTTGTGAAAAGCTATTCTCATGAGGACAGAAAAATGACTCATGTTTCTTTGGCAATATCCAGGTCTCAAAAGGTGCCCTTGGAGCAAAAGGAGCAATAGCTACATAACGTGAATTTTCATAAACAACTCTCTTCTTAGACTCGAGTTCCTGATTAATAACATCGCAAAAAATACATCTCTCCTTAAGGTCATAATAGCGCTTAGATGCATCAGTTTCTTCCTTAACAAGTTTTGGAATAATCGGTAAAGCAATTAACTGGGTATGTGAATGCTCAAGAGAAGCACCTGCTGCATCCCCTTCATTTTTAAAAATCAACACATATTTAAAGCGACGGTCTTTCCTCAAATCTGTTAACCTGAGGTAATAGGCCCAGAGCACATCTTCCACCCTCTTCAGCGTCATCGTTGAAAGGGTTTCCATGTGATCAGGGGTTTCTATAATAACTTCATGGGCACCTATTCCATTCATCTTATCAAACATTCCCTCTCCTGTTTTATTCAAGTCTCCGGATATGTGAAGAGCAGGGAATTTATTAGGCATTACCCGTAATGTCCATCCTGGTTCATTAGGTTTTGTATTGGGTGGTCTGAATGCTATAATTTCAGTTGGTGTTGTATATTCGTTTCCTGGACAGAAAGGGCAGAATCCACCCCTTTTCTTTTGAGAAGGAGATACAAAATCAGTTGGTCTCTTACCCCTTTCTATCGAAATTATTACCCACCGGCCTGATATCGGATCTTTTCGAAGCTCGGACATGTTTCCTCCATATAAAGAAAAAGCTTAGATTTAATCAAAAAGTCTCTAAGCTCTCTATCTTCATGTATTTGGTAATATTATATCACAATGAGATATAATCACTCATGAAACCTACGTTTGTTCATAAACTTGTTAATAACCCTTTTGAAGATCCTGTGCTTTTCCTAAGGATTATAAGAGAAAACCGTGCTTTACTATTTGATATAGGAGATATCAGTAAACTGAAACCGCGTGATCTTCAAAAGATAACGGATGTCTTCGTGACACATACCCACATTGACCATTTTATCGGTTTTGACTTGCTTCTCAGGGCACTTTTGAGAAGAGAACAACCTTTGAGAATCTATGGCCCATCAAACATCGTTGAGTGCGTAGAAGGCAAACTCAGGGGTTATACATGGAATCTTATAAAAGAATACCCGCTTAAAATTGAGGTCTTCTGCATAGATAGAGATAGAATAATTTCTTTAAGTTTTCATGCTGAAAATTGTTTCGAGAAAGTTGAAAACGGTATTGAACCATTCAGAGGTATTCTATTAAAAGAATCGCTCTTTACGGTAAAAGCAGTCCAGTTAAATCATCAGATTCCATGTCTTGCCTTCTCTATAGAAGAAGATTTCCATATTAATATTAATAAGGTTTCCTTGAAAGAGAGGGGTCTATCAGTTGGCCCGTGGCTCTCTGAATTAAAAAAGGCAATTAGAGAAAATCTCAGTTCTGATACAGAATTCAAATTATCTGACAGGACATACATGCTCGATGAGCTAAGGGATATAACCATAATAACAAAAGGTCAGAAGATATCGTATGTTACTGATGTATCAACAGATAATGCGAATATCAGAAAAATTATAGAATTTGTAAGGGATTCAGATACATTATACTGTGAGGCATATTTTATGGATAAAGATATTGAAAGGGCTTTAAAAAGATCCCATCTTACAGCCAGAATAACAGGGAAAATAGCACGAGAGGCAAATGTGCGAAACCTTGTTGTTATGCATTTTTCACCTAAATACAGAGATAAAAAGGAAAATCCCGAACAAGAAGCATTGATAGAATTCAAACATCCAGACGCTTTAAAACCAGAACTGCATTAACTCCACCAAAACCAAATGACTGTGAGATGGAAATTTTAATATCTGCAATTCTTAACTCAGTCACATAATCAAGATCACAAACATCGTCTCTCTCTCGCAGATTAATCGTGGGAGGAATAATATTTTCTTTCATACTCATAAGAGTAAAAGCTGCCTCAATAGCACCTGATCCAGCAAGCATGTGGCCTGTCATTGATTTAACAGAAGTTATTGGTATGCGATAGGCTTTTTCCCCAAAAACTATCTTTATAGCCTCTGTCTCTATTCTGTCGCCCAGAGATGTTGATGTGCCATGTGAATTTATAAAGTCAATATTTTCAGGATGCAATCCAGCACTGTCAATTGCCATTTTTATTGCACGTGCTTCTCCTTCAACTAAAGGTATAGTTTGATGATGTGCGTCCGTTACATTGGAATAGCCAATAATCTCACCATAAATTTTTGCAGCTCTATTTACTGCATGTTCATATTCCTCAAGTATCAGAATACAAGCGCCTTCAGAAATAACAAATCCGTCCCTTGTTCTATCAAAAGGTCTGCTTGCTGTCTTATCATTTATACTTGATAATGCACCTGCTTTACCATATCCTTCAATGCATATTCTGCATATTGGTGCTTCAGTTCCTCCACACAAAACAATATTGCAATAGCCCTCCCTGATTAATCTATACGCTTCCCCTATTGCATTTGTGCCAGATGAACATGCGTTTGATATACCGAGACAGTAACCTGTTATACCAAGTTTTTGTGCAACAAATGAAGAAGCCATGCTGATTGTTGTTGAAGGCATAAGATAAGCTGATATTCGCGAAGTTTTTTGTATTTCTCTTTCTAAGGTAGATATTCCGCCCCTGCTTGAACCAATAATAACTCCAGCTCCTCTTAAAAGTTCCGAGCTTTCATTCTCTATCGTACCTTCTTCATTTGTGGAAAAAGGACTGATGGGGAGCAAGAGTCCTGCATCTTCTGATGCCATTATAGCAGAGGCTACTGCATAGTGAACAAAAGGATCGAGTCGGTGTATCTCTTTGTTTGAAAGATATCTTAGTGCATTAAACCCTTTTAATTCTCCAGCAATCTTCCATTTCATGCCCGAGGTATCAAACCTTACTATTTGTGATATGCCAGATATACCATGCTTCAAGGCATGCCAGGATTCATGAAATGAATTTCCCAGTGGACTTACACTGCCAATTCCTGTAACAACAACTCTTTTCATATTTAATAATAACATGCTCCTGCTACATTTATTGCTCTAATGTTAGTCATATGCTATTATTATCAAAAAAATATCAATGGTTAGAAATGTCTTCAGAGATAGATAGAGATAACAGACGTTTTAAGAGATACGACTGTTATAAAGAAACTCAGGTATTGTTTGAGGGCAAAAAATATAATTTACAGGCAATTAATTATTCACTGAGAGGTATTGGTTTTTATTTTGACGAATCATTAACTATTCCTGTGGGATCTCCGGGACATTTCAAAATTGAGGATCTCGGTATTGATGATGACGGTAAAATTATCTGGTGTAAAAAAATTGACTCAAAACTTCGAATAGGCATAGAAAGAAAAACTATTTCCGGCCTTCTAAGTGTTTACCCTCTTGATGATATACTATTTGATTTAAAACAGAATGAAATGAATGGAGTACTCGAGCTAAGAAAAGAAGCAATCACAAAAAAAATATTCTTTAAAAAGGGTGACATCATTTTTGCTACTTCCAATAAAACAGAGGATCGCTTAATAGAGATTATGCTGAAAACTGGAAGGATAACAAATGACCAGTATTATCAATTGATAAACTTTTCTAAAAGAACCGGGAAAAGTCAAGGAGCAGCTATTGTCGCTCTTGGATATTTGAAGCCTGATGAACTCACTTCTGCTATTAGAAATCAAATTGAGGAGATCATTTTAAGCCTATTTCAATGGGAAAATGCCAAATTTATATTTTTTGATGGGCATGTACTTCCTGACAAAATCATAAAAATCAGACTCGATATAACTAATATTGTCTACAATGGCTACAAAAGAATTAGCAATATTGTATATATTAAAAATTCTTTGCCGCCTGTGGATACTGTCCTTCTTCCAGTTCACAACTTAAGTAATTTTTTAAATAATATAAAATTAGATAAGATGGATAAGGACATTATAGAACTGATTAATGGGAATCGAAGTATACAGGAAATAATTAACATTTCTCCTTATGAAACTCGGAATACTATGAAAACGCTTTTTTCATTGATAAAAGCAAGGATTATTAATATTAAAAAATCGGATTTACAGGAAGATAAGTATGATCAAGAATTTATAGATAAAATTGAAGACCTTTATCAGAGATTAGATTCATCAGATTATTACAGTATTCTCGGAGTAGAGAAATGGGCTACTCTTGATAAGATAAAGAAAGCATATTATGCTGCTGCAAAGGAATTTCATCCAGACAAACATAAAGAGTTGCCAACTGAAATCGTGAAGAACAAATTGAATGCTATCTTTACCCATTTAACCGAAGCATATAAAGTATTATCTCAATCTGATGAACGGATTAAGTATGATCAAAGTTTATCAACCTCACATACAATTAAGAAAAAAAGCAATAAGGAAATAGCAAGAGAAAAATATGAAGAGGGGACCATTGCGATAAATAGAGGAAAGTATGATGAAGCTATAAAATTATTTGAACAGGCGCTTTATCTTGACAGTACTGTGCCTGACTATCATTTTTATCTCGGGATGGCTCTGAAAGGTAACAAAAAATATAACGAAGCTGCAAGGATTATTAATAATGCCCTGAAACTTGCTCCATTCAATAGTGAGTATTTAACAGAACTCGGTTACATATTCTTGCAACTTGGATTCGTGTTAAGAGCTAAAGGAACTTTTGAAAAAGCTATCAAGATAGATTCTAACAATGAACATGCAATCGCCGGACTTCGAAAAATTAAGGAATTACAATAAAAATGATAAGAAACACATTCAGTATAGTAAATGGAATCGGTGAAAAAATAGAGAAGAGATTGTGGGAAAAAGGCATACTCACATGGTCAGATTTCATTAATGCCAGTAATCTTACTTTCTTCAGTCCACAGAAAAAAATTCTTTATGATAAATTTCTGATATCTGCATCTAATGAACTCGAGAATAATAATGCAAATTATTTTGCTAATTTTATAAAAAGAAGAGAGCACTGGAGACTTTTTGATATTTTTAAAAAAAATGCGATATGTCTTGATATCGAAACAAATGGATTAATGCCAGAAAATGGAGGTTATATAACTCTCATCGGAATTTATGATGGATTTGATTACAGGTGTCTTATACGAGATATTGATTTAACTGATGAGAATTTAATCAATGCGATTTCTGGATATAAATATCTTATCACTTTTTATGGCTCTGCCTTTGATATACCTTTTATCTTAAGGTCAATGAAAGAAATCAAGTTCAATATACCTCACTTCGATGTTTGTCTTGGTGCAAGAAGAATCGGGTGTAAAGGAGGGTTGAAGAAGCTCGAGATAGAAACAGGAATTGAAAGGGATGAAAATGTAAAGGGGATGGATGGCTATGATGCTGTTAAACTCTGGGGATATGCAAAACAGGGAAGCAGCGAAGCATTGGAACTTCTCAGAATATATAATAAAGAAGATACTGTCAATTTATTTAAGATCGCAGAAATTATTTATCAAAAGTTAAGGAGTAAAACTGGTATAGATGAATATCTCTGAGTCAGGGCTACCATATCAAACAGATCTTTATAAAAATATAGTTATCCAAACCATTGCTAAAGCTAAACATCTTCACAGAACTCTCGGCAACGATTTACTAAAGGACAAAACTTTTTTAAACCTTATTAACAAGCTCGATCAGAGCATAGAAGCCACCCAGAAAGAGATGCAATCCATAGGTGTCATAAGTGTATGTTCTGAGTGTTCTATACACGGGGAAGGAACATGCTGTGGTTATCGAACTGGTTATAAATGTGACAGCATACTTTTATTCATAAATCTTCTTCTTGGAAGGTCGATATCTCTCCAATCAAAAAACCCCCATAGGTGTTTTTTTCTTACAGATAAGGGATGCTCGCTAAGAGCTCGACCTGTAATATGTGTGAACTTTATCTGTAGTCGCCTGCGAAATAATTTATCTCATAAACAGCTTGTTCACCTACAGGAGATTGCAGGAGTAGAAATTGAGATGCTTTTTGCTTTAGAGGAATATATCAAAAAATATTCGTCTTCATCCGCCAATCTTTGACATTGGCCTCATAGAGTTTTGTTTTGAACTTATCAATGTTCTTAATTCAGCATTCTGTATTGTTATATTGTGGCCTTTTGGTTTAACATCAATGGAGAGCTTAATAAGCCGATCTATTTCTTCATCAGAAGCATTGCTACGAAGTGCAGGTTTTAAATCAATCTCTGTTTCCGAAAAAAGACATGGTCTTAACTTTCCGTCAGCAGTCAGTCGAAGACGATTACACTCTGAACAGAAGTGATTGCTAATCGGACTAATAAAGCCAATCACTCCATCAGCACCATCAAATTTAAAATACCTGGCAGGACCAGATTTTTTCTGGACCACCGGAGTAAGTTTTCCAAATTTCTCAACAATATATCTTATCCCTTCTGAAGAAATAAATTTTTCAGGTTTCCACATTCCCTGTGTTCCAAATGGCATAAACTCTATAAATCTAATCTGGTACGGATGCTTTATGGTCATTCTTGCAAAATCCTCTATTTCATCATCATTTATCCCTCGAATTGGAACCATATTAATTTTTATCGGTGTCAATCCTGCCTTTTCCGCAGATTTTATTCCATTTAAAACACGATTAATATCTCCGCCTCTTGTAATTTCTCTGAATCTTTCTGGTCGCAAAGAATCAAGACTTATATTTACCCGTTTCAACCCTGCATCTACTAAATCATCTGCATAACGTTCAAGTAATATTCCATTTGTTGTTAAGCTAAGGTCTTTAATGCCTTCAATGCTATTTAATAACCTGATAAGATAAATAACATTTCTTCTAACAAGAGGCTCACCACCTGTAATTCGAATTTTTGTAACACCATGATTAACTGATATTTTTACAATCCTTACAATCTCTTCAAAACTAAGGATTTCTTTATGTTCTATTGGAATAAGGCCATCTGCTGGCATACAATAAATACATCGCAGATTGCATCTGTCTGTTACTGATATTCGCAGGTAATCAATTGTGCGTCTGAAGTGGTCTTTCAAAGGAACCATATATTAAATCATATCTTAATTTTCATTTCTCTTCAAGAGGAAGTTTTTTATCAAGTAAATAAATTACAACTTTAGTATTAATAATATAAAACTTAAGTTTTAATATTTTTTTAATACTTTTTTT contains these protein-coding regions:
- the moaA gene encoding GTP 3',8-cyclase MoaA, whose translation is MKDHFRRTIDYLRISVTDRCNLRCIYCMPADGLIPIEHKEILSFEEIVRIVKISVNHGVTKIRITGGEPLVRRNVIYLIRLLNSIEGIKDLSLTTNGILLERYADDLVDAGLKRVNISLDSLRPERFREITRGGDINRVLNGIKSAEKAGLTPIKINMVPIRGINDDEIEDFARMTIKHPYQIRFIEFMPFGTQGMWKPEKFISSEGIRYIVEKFGKLTPVVQKKSGPARYFKFDGADGVIGFISPISNHFCSECNRLRLTADGKLRPCLFSETEIDLKPALRSNASDEEIDRLIKLSIDVKPKGHNITIQNAELRTLISSKQNSMRPMSKIGG
- a CDS encoding ribonuclease H-like domain-containing protein, encoding MIRNTFSIVNGIGEKIEKRLWEKGILTWSDFINASNLTFFSPQKKILYDKFLISASNELENNNANYFANFIKRREHWRLFDIFKKNAICLDIETNGLMPENGGYITLIGIYDGFDYRCLIRDIDLTDENLINAISGYKYLITFYGSAFDIPFILRSMKEIKFNIPHFDVCLGARRIGCKGGLKKLEIETGIERDENVKGMDGYDAVKLWGYAKQGSSEALELLRIYNKEDTVNLFKIAEIIYQKLRSKTGIDEYL